From one Paenibacillus terrae HPL-003 genomic stretch:
- a CDS encoding LLM class flavin-dependent oxidoreductase, whose amino-acid sequence MIKLSILDQSPVSEGMTHAQALQKTAELAIEAERLGYHRFWVSEHHAAPNLAGSSPEVLISHLAARTSTIRVGSGGVMLPHYSAYKVAENFRVLEGLYPGRIDLGLGRAPGGMPIATRALQEGKMRGGVDLYPEQLDDLLAYLHDSTDNQHRFGSLQAMPLVETVPEMWLLGSSGDSAGLAAERGVGFAFAQFINGEGGTGAMKGYQESFQPSQHSDQPHSLVAVFAICADTEEEANRLASSMDLSLVLLEQGMRSAGTPSVEKALAYPYTPYDRVRIRENRKRMVVGSPEQVKHQIEQLSEAYHTQEIMVASIIHDFDAKMKSIRLMAEAFGLRSVQS is encoded by the coding sequence ATGATAAAACTCAGCATTCTTGACCAATCTCCGGTATCGGAAGGCATGACGCATGCGCAAGCATTACAAAAGACCGCTGAGCTTGCTATAGAGGCGGAACGCTTGGGTTATCATCGCTTTTGGGTATCAGAGCATCATGCTGCCCCTAATCTTGCTGGTTCCAGCCCGGAGGTATTGATTTCGCATCTGGCCGCTCGTACCTCAACCATTCGAGTGGGATCAGGCGGTGTGATGCTGCCGCATTACAGCGCTTATAAAGTAGCGGAAAACTTTCGTGTACTGGAGGGCTTATACCCGGGGCGCATTGATTTGGGTTTGGGACGAGCGCCGGGAGGCATGCCGATTGCTACCAGAGCCCTGCAGGAAGGTAAAATGCGAGGTGGCGTCGATCTGTACCCCGAGCAGCTGGATGACCTGCTAGCCTATTTGCATGACAGTACAGACAACCAGCATCGCTTCGGTTCGCTACAGGCGATGCCGCTCGTAGAGACCGTGCCGGAAATGTGGCTGCTTGGCTCCAGCGGTGATAGTGCAGGTCTGGCCGCCGAGCGTGGTGTGGGCTTTGCGTTTGCGCAGTTCATTAACGGGGAAGGCGGCACAGGAGCCATGAAGGGGTATCAGGAAAGCTTCCAGCCTTCGCAGCACAGTGATCAGCCGCATTCGCTTGTCGCCGTATTTGCGATCTGCGCGGATACTGAAGAAGAAGCGAACCGCCTGGCCTCCAGCATGGACTTGTCTCTGGTGCTGCTGGAGCAGGGAATGCGTTCCGCCGGCACACCTTCCGTAGAAAAGGCCTTGGCGTATCCGTATACGCCATATGACCGAGTGCGCATCCGCGAGAATCGCAAGCGTATGGTGGTGGGTTCGCCCGAGCAGGTAAAGCACCAAATTGAGCAATTGAGTGAGGCTTATCATACACAGGAAATCATGGTGGCAAGTATTATTCACGACTTTGACGCCAAGATGAAATCCATACGTCTTATGGCTGAAGCATTTGGGCTGCGTTCTGTACAGTCCTGA
- a CDS encoding AI-2E family transporter codes for METTPAWKDRFKKFFLNNKFVLFLLVLLLIGLNVLVFTKISYIFTPIMVLLKTIILPVILSGVLYYLFNPLVDVLERNKVKRIYSIIVLYLLIIGVITIVITSVVPVIRDQIQGLVQNVPAYSEQVQQQFEKLIGSDFVNQFQNTIQINPSELASKASEKLSAFINNAWASLGSFLGVVTETVLAIATVPFILFYLLKDGRKLPQSVLKIFPPMFRKETDRIMTEMNHQVSSYIRGQIIVSFCIGFLLYIGYLIIGLDYSLTLAVIASFTSVVPYLGPVIAITPALIVALVTSPVMLLKMVIVWTVVQLIEGKFISPQIMGKSLRVHPITIIFVILTAGNLFGVVGIILAVPGYAVLKVIVTHLFSFFKKRSHLYEADKVKAGLNEK; via the coding sequence GTGGAAACAACTCCGGCATGGAAAGACCGATTCAAAAAGTTTTTTCTGAACAACAAGTTTGTGTTATTCCTGCTGGTACTGCTGCTTATCGGTTTGAATGTATTGGTGTTCACCAAAATTTCGTACATATTTACCCCCATTATGGTGCTGCTGAAAACGATCATTCTCCCTGTCATTTTGTCCGGTGTTTTGTACTATCTGTTCAATCCGCTGGTTGATGTATTGGAGCGCAACAAGGTCAAACGGATATACTCCATTATTGTGCTGTATTTGCTCATCATAGGGGTTATCACCATCGTGATTACATCGGTAGTGCCAGTGATCCGCGATCAGATTCAGGGGTTGGTTCAAAATGTGCCTGCATATAGCGAGCAAGTACAACAACAGTTTGAAAAATTAATTGGCAGTGACTTTGTGAACCAGTTCCAGAACACGATTCAAATCAATCCATCTGAGCTGGCCTCCAAGGCTTCTGAAAAGTTATCTGCCTTCATTAATAATGCCTGGGCAAGTTTGGGGAGCTTTTTGGGTGTTGTCACAGAAACGGTGCTTGCGATCGCTACGGTTCCATTTATTCTGTTCTACCTGCTGAAGGATGGACGCAAGCTGCCACAGTCGGTCCTGAAGATATTTCCGCCTATGTTTCGTAAAGAGACCGATCGTATTATGACCGAAATGAATCATCAGGTCAGCTCGTATATTCGTGGGCAGATTATTGTCAGCTTCTGTATTGGGTTTCTGCTGTATATCGGCTACTTGATCATCGGGCTGGACTATTCTCTGACGCTTGCCGTCATTGCGTCCTTTACGAGCGTTGTTCCTTATTTGGGACCCGTGATTGCCATTACGCCTGCATTAATTGTAGCTTTGGTAACATCTCCGGTTATGCTGCTCAAAATGGTCATCGTATGGACAGTCGTACAGCTCATTGAGGGTAAATTTATTTCTCCACAAATTATGGGCAAGTCTCTCCGGGTGCATCCGATCACGATTATCTTTGTCATTCTGACGGCGGGCAATCTGTTTGGAGTGGTAGGGATTATACTGGCGGTTCCAGGCTATGCTGTATTGAAGGTTATCGTCACACATCTGTTTAGTTTCTTTAAAAAGCGTTCACATCTTTATGAAGCGGATAAAGTGAAGGCGGGCCTCAACGAAAAATAA